A region of Pyxidicoccus parkwaysis DNA encodes the following proteins:
- a CDS encoding porin, translating to MSPSTLPTLLSALLSQAEPAETGQPAEAEPPSLLSRLKVEGGVDTYYAYNFNRPADSANFIPGTGTTAKRHNEASINLASLGVSLAPAPVGFRVLLGLGTAMDVLHMAEPRGIAVGPEVWRLLQQASLNYATGKLTLEAGVYPSHIGLESLQSQLNWTYTRSWMGELSPYYQTGLKGTWKFNDTWSAQLHLLNGWQTIGENNHGKALGTQVAYAGSRLSAAFNTFIGEEGAEGSDGLRLFADGVATYKVTESLSLSATADVGTQDVPGSDNALWYAAGLNARVQLYHPVAVAARVEAYRDDNGLITGTEQTLTGGTLTVEVKPAEHLVLKLEARHDRSTADVFSGRDTTVDGSPVLKDSETLVALGAVAYF from the coding sequence ATGTCCCCTTCCACGCTTCCCACCCTGCTGTCCGCGCTGCTCTCCCAGGCCGAGCCTGCCGAGACCGGGCAGCCCGCCGAGGCCGAGCCTCCCAGTCTCCTCTCCCGCTTGAAGGTCGAGGGCGGCGTCGACACCTACTACGCCTACAACTTCAACCGCCCCGCCGACTCCGCCAACTTCATCCCCGGCACCGGCACCACCGCGAAGCGCCACAACGAAGCCTCCATCAACCTCGCCTCGCTCGGCGTGAGCCTGGCTCCGGCTCCCGTCGGCTTCCGCGTCCTGCTCGGCCTCGGCACCGCCATGGACGTGCTGCACATGGCCGAGCCTCGAGGCATCGCCGTGGGCCCCGAGGTCTGGCGCCTCCTCCAGCAGGCCTCGCTCAACTACGCCACCGGGAAGCTGACGCTGGAGGCTGGCGTCTACCCCAGCCACATCGGCCTCGAGTCCCTCCAGTCGCAGCTCAACTGGACGTACACGCGCTCGTGGATGGGCGAGCTGTCGCCCTACTACCAGACCGGACTCAAGGGCACCTGGAAGTTCAATGACACCTGGAGCGCGCAGCTCCATCTCCTCAACGGCTGGCAGACCATCGGCGAGAACAACCACGGCAAGGCCCTGGGCACCCAGGTGGCCTACGCGGGCTCTCGCCTGTCCGCGGCCTTCAACACCTTCATCGGTGAAGAGGGCGCCGAGGGCAGTGACGGCCTGCGCCTCTTCGCGGACGGGGTCGCCACCTACAAGGTGACGGAGTCACTCAGCCTCTCGGCCACCGCGGACGTGGGCACGCAGGACGTTCCTGGAAGCGACAACGCGCTCTGGTACGCCGCCGGACTCAACGCTCGTGTGCAGCTCTACCATCCCGTCGCCGTGGCCGCCCGAGTCGAGGCCTACCGCGACGATAACGGCCTCATCACCGGCACCGAGCAGACGCTCACCGGCGGCACTCTCACCGTCGAGGTGAAGCCCGCCGAGCACCTCGTCCTCAAGCTGGAGGCCCGGCACGACCGCTCCACGGCGGACGTCTTCTCCGGCCGCGACACGACTGTCGACGGCTCACCGGTCCTCAAGGACTCCGAGACGCTCGTGGCGCTCGGGGCCGTTGCCTACTTCTGA
- a CDS encoding right-handed parallel beta-helix repeat-containing protein, with product MHRAHTTRLSLLVSAWVLVTVAGCHQDDQTPINLEPSASARVLVALPRSLPLASVSRVVATVTPAGGAPVQQELSGTGASWQGLVRRVHSGAGATVEAEAFDAQGTAVALAQVSEVSFAKHRSGLIVLVPRAQSQGEPPGNVAPFIDAVVGSTADPRPGAALSLRAVAGDANTGDTVSYAWRATGGTFSGDTTPTPVWTAPTEIGAVTLTLQVTDSHGAAATLDFVVGVNRTGAGPVDGQAVLNRWPALSELTAQPSEEVSEGTPVSLRAVSVDEDGDVLRLQWQASCEGTFDDATAAQASFTPTALPAGACNNCKLTLSVSDGFGGAREGSVDLCVVRKLPPVIVSTSQSSEGTTAGDLVRLVATAEDPQHEPLTFTWTASTGLLGPPAKTGGTGEVDWTALSCLPADVVPTVQLTVTNRSGLSDSHTFTVAWNGGRCGQHPPCSVTLEDAKVTMQADCTTESTVFIPDGYTFDGAGHVLTAVDPEGGRFLGAVLRNRGAEADVRALKVEGRSLTGAGKCDGGEDALAGIRLMGASGSVVDSEVRDLFQAGGNGGCQEGTAIEVRNAPGAASVLHVDVLRNRVAGYQKAGIVASGRLDVRVEGNTVEGGGPLSVIARNGIQVSSGATGRVTGNTVTGHSYTGPGYVASGILVAGGPYYGNDVPLSRDVVIRNNTLADNDVGINLAQAAADGGPLPESTRIQVVDNTLSSAALTNGYPYQAGISDYGGGNVISRNHISGAGYDRATSPGVTFDVDVVAGAAARVVFLTEEQHVAAGACSGELVVQSQDAVGNLSALTTPTLVAEAAGVTFYADAACTQALPASGAGAELKLEAPQQEARFFFLATQTGTVTVSVTGDGVSASQSQTVE from the coding sequence ATGCATCGAGCGCACACGACACGTCTGAGCCTGCTGGTGAGCGCATGGGTGTTGGTGACGGTGGCGGGCTGTCACCAGGACGACCAGACGCCCATCAACCTGGAGCCCTCCGCGTCGGCGCGGGTGCTGGTGGCGCTGCCGCGCTCGCTGCCGCTGGCCTCGGTGTCGCGCGTGGTGGCCACGGTGACGCCCGCTGGTGGAGCGCCGGTTCAACAGGAGCTGTCCGGCACCGGCGCGAGCTGGCAGGGGCTGGTGCGCCGGGTGCACTCGGGCGCGGGGGCCACGGTGGAGGCGGAGGCGTTCGACGCGCAGGGCACGGCCGTGGCGCTGGCGCAGGTGAGCGAGGTCTCGTTCGCGAAGCACCGCTCGGGGCTCATCGTCCTGGTGCCGAGGGCCCAGTCGCAGGGCGAGCCCCCGGGCAACGTGGCGCCCTTCATCGACGCGGTGGTGGGCTCCACCGCGGACCCGAGGCCGGGTGCGGCGTTGTCGCTGCGAGCCGTCGCGGGCGACGCGAACACGGGCGACACCGTGTCGTACGCATGGCGGGCCACGGGCGGCACGTTCTCCGGTGACACGACTCCGACGCCGGTGTGGACGGCGCCGACGGAAATCGGCGCCGTGACGCTGACGCTCCAGGTGACGGACTCGCATGGCGCGGCGGCGACGCTGGACTTCGTGGTGGGCGTGAACCGGACCGGTGCGGGGCCAGTGGACGGGCAGGCCGTGCTGAACCGCTGGCCCGCGTTGTCGGAGCTGACGGCGCAGCCCTCGGAGGAGGTGAGCGAGGGCACCCCGGTGTCGCTCCGTGCGGTGAGCGTGGACGAGGACGGGGATGTGTTGCGCCTCCAGTGGCAGGCCTCGTGCGAGGGGACCTTCGACGACGCCACGGCGGCGCAGGCGAGCTTCACGCCCACGGCGCTGCCAGCGGGGGCGTGCAACAACTGCAAGCTGACGCTCTCGGTGAGCGACGGATTCGGCGGCGCGCGAGAGGGCTCGGTGGACTTGTGCGTGGTGCGCAAGCTGCCGCCGGTCATCGTGTCCACGTCGCAGTCCTCGGAGGGCACCACGGCGGGCGACCTGGTGCGCCTGGTGGCCACGGCGGAGGACCCGCAGCACGAGCCGCTCACCTTCACGTGGACGGCGAGCACGGGGCTCCTGGGGCCTCCGGCGAAGACGGGCGGCACGGGCGAGGTGGACTGGACGGCGCTGTCCTGCCTGCCGGCGGACGTGGTGCCCACGGTGCAGCTCACCGTCACCAACCGGTCGGGGCTGAGCGACTCGCACACCTTCACGGTGGCGTGGAACGGTGGGCGGTGCGGGCAGCATCCGCCGTGCTCCGTGACGCTGGAGGACGCGAAGGTGACGATGCAGGCGGACTGCACGACGGAGAGCACGGTGTTCATCCCGGACGGGTACACGTTCGACGGAGCGGGGCACGTGCTCACGGCGGTGGACCCGGAGGGCGGCCGTTTCCTGGGCGCGGTGCTGCGCAACCGGGGCGCGGAGGCGGACGTGCGCGCGTTGAAGGTGGAAGGGCGCTCGCTGACGGGAGCGGGGAAGTGTGACGGCGGAGAAGATGCGCTGGCCGGCATCCGACTGATGGGCGCGAGCGGGTCGGTGGTCGACAGCGAGGTGCGGGACCTGTTCCAGGCGGGCGGCAACGGCGGGTGTCAGGAGGGTACGGCCATCGAGGTGCGCAACGCGCCGGGCGCGGCCTCGGTGCTGCACGTGGACGTGCTGCGCAACAGGGTGGCGGGCTACCAGAAGGCGGGCATCGTCGCGTCTGGGCGCTTGGACGTGAGGGTGGAGGGCAACACGGTGGAGGGAGGCGGGCCGCTGTCTGTGATTGCGCGCAACGGCATCCAGGTGAGCTCGGGGGCGACGGGGCGGGTGACGGGGAACACGGTGACGGGCCATTCGTACACGGGGCCGGGGTACGTGGCCTCGGGCATCCTGGTTGCGGGTGGGCCGTACTACGGCAACGACGTGCCGCTGAGCCGGGACGTGGTCATCCGTAACAACACGCTGGCAGACAACGACGTGGGCATCAACCTGGCGCAGGCGGCGGCGGATGGTGGACCGCTGCCGGAGTCCACGCGCATCCAGGTGGTGGACAACACGCTGAGCAGCGCGGCGCTGACGAACGGGTATCCGTATCAGGCGGGCATCTCGGACTACGGCGGTGGGAACGTCATCAGCCGGAACCACATCAGCGGCGCGGGGTATGACCGGGCGACGTCACCGGGAGTCACGTTCGACGTGGACGTGGTGGCGGGGGCTGCGGCGCGAGTGGTGTTCCTGACGGAGGAGCAGCACGTGGCGGCGGGAGCGTGCTCGGGGGAGTTGGTGGTGCAGAGCCAGGACGCGGTGGGCAACCTCTCCGCGCTGACGACACCGACGTTGGTGGCGGAGGCGGCGGGCGTGACGTTCTACGCGGATGCCGCGTGCACGCAGGCGCTGCCGGCGTCGGGCGCGGGCGCGGAATTGAAGCTGGAGGCGCCGCAGCAGGAAGCGCGGTTCTTCTTCCTCGCTACGCAGACGGGCACTGTCACCGTGTCGGTGACGGGAGATGGCGTGAGCGCGTCGCAGTCGCAGACGGTGGAGTGA
- a CDS encoding cytochrome b/b6 domain-containing protein, whose amino-acid sequence MLSWVAVRDVEHHRPQPWPIRLSHWLNVPLLVIMAASGLQIFAAYPMQGPQGQPYGWYPFQGTTPPAWSRLGDWLAGARHWHFAFGWFLVLNGVAYVLYLALSGEWRRRLFLPRRDTRNALATLAFYVRLRKHAPEQGLYNGLQRLAYTGTLVLGALAILTGLVLYKPVQFGALTRLFGGYDPARAIHLLVLVVFACFTVGHIVLVLLHPRTLGEMVTGGRKPDA is encoded by the coding sequence GTGCTCTCCTGGGTCGCCGTGCGAGACGTGGAACATCACCGGCCCCAGCCGTGGCCCATCCGCTTGAGCCATTGGCTCAACGTGCCGCTGCTCGTCATCATGGCCGCCAGCGGCCTGCAGATTTTCGCCGCGTATCCCATGCAGGGCCCGCAGGGGCAGCCGTATGGCTGGTATCCCTTCCAGGGCACGACACCTCCCGCATGGAGCCGGCTCGGAGACTGGCTCGCGGGTGCCCGCCACTGGCACTTCGCCTTCGGCTGGTTCCTCGTGCTCAACGGCGTGGCGTACGTGCTCTATCTCGCGCTCAGCGGAGAGTGGCGCCGCCGGCTGTTCCTGCCACGCCGTGACACCCGCAACGCGCTGGCGACGCTCGCCTTCTACGTGCGCCTGCGCAAGCACGCTCCCGAGCAGGGGCTCTACAACGGACTCCAGCGACTGGCGTACACGGGCACGCTGGTGCTGGGCGCGCTCGCCATCCTCACCGGCCTGGTGCTCTACAAGCCCGTGCAGTTCGGCGCGCTCACGCGCCTCTTCGGCGGCTACGACCCGGCGCGCGCCATCCACCTCCTCGTGCTCGTGGTATTCGCCTGCTTCACGGTGGGGCACATCGTCCTCGTGCTGCTCCACCCTCGCACGCTCGGAGAGATGGTAACGGGAGGGAGGAAACCGGATGCGTAG